In a single window of the Flavobacterium ammoniigenes genome:
- a CDS encoding HU family DNA-binding protein, with translation MTKADIVAKISEKLGLEKGDVQATVETFMNEVKTSLETGDNVYLRGFGSFIVKTRAEKTGRNISKNTTIKIPAHNIPAFKPAKVFVEGVKINNEAK, from the coding sequence ATGACGAAAGCAGATATCGTAGCGAAAATTTCAGAGAAATTAGGTCTAGAAAAAGGAGATGTTCAGGCAACTGTAGAAACTTTTATGAATGAAGTTAAAACTTCATTAGAGACTGGAGATAACGTATATTTAAGAGGTTTTGGAAGTTTTATCGTAAAAACAAGAGCTGAAAAAACAGGTAGAAACATTTCAAAAAACACAACCATAAAAATTCCTGCTCACAATATTCCTGCTTTTAAACCGGCAAAAGTTTTTGTAGAAGGCGTAAAAATCAATAACGAAGCAAAATAA
- the mutY gene encoding A/G-specific adenine glycosylase, protein MDFSKLLIDWYLQNKRDLPWRNTTNPYPIWLSEIMLQQTRVAQGMPYFFSFTNAFPTVFDLAHANEEQVLKLWQGLGYYSRARNLHQTAQYIANELGGVFPSNYKDLLQLKGIGEYTAAAIASFAYNEVVPVVDGNVFRVLSRYFDIETDIGSASAKKEFSNLAMELIPKENPAVFNQAIMEFGALQCVPKNPNCSDCIFNQSCAALQKKKVDLLPVKLKKLKIRNRFFNYLIFTDDLDNTIIQKRTDKGIWHNLYEFPLIETEKEENFGALSKQIKTNFQDFDIVSIGEENSKSILHKLSHQHLHIKFWNVKVGGILPNGINSTDLKTYPFPIVLHNFIEAK, encoded by the coding sequence ATGGATTTTTCTAAGTTATTGATAGATTGGTATTTACAAAATAAACGCGATTTACCTTGGCGAAATACTACAAATCCATACCCGATTTGGCTCTCAGAAATTATGCTCCAACAAACGCGAGTAGCGCAAGGAATGCCTTATTTTTTTTCCTTTACAAACGCCTTTCCTACCGTTTTTGATTTGGCTCATGCCAATGAGGAACAAGTATTGAAATTATGGCAAGGGCTGGGCTATTATTCTCGTGCCAGAAACTTGCATCAAACCGCACAATATATTGCTAACGAACTTGGCGGCGTTTTTCCGAGTAACTACAAAGACTTACTTCAGTTGAAAGGAATTGGCGAATATACTGCTGCAGCCATTGCCTCATTTGCTTATAACGAAGTAGTTCCAGTGGTAGACGGCAATGTTTTTAGAGTGCTTTCGCGCTATTTTGATATTGAAACAGATATTGGTTCGGCTTCCGCCAAAAAGGAATTCAGCAATTTGGCGATGGAATTAATTCCAAAAGAAAATCCGGCAGTATTCAATCAGGCCATCATGGAATTTGGCGCTTTACAATGTGTTCCAAAAAACCCCAATTGTTCTGATTGTATTTTTAACCAAAGCTGTGCCGCTTTGCAAAAAAAGAAAGTTGACCTGCTTCCTGTAAAATTGAAAAAACTAAAAATTAGAAACCGATTTTTCAATTACCTCATCTTTACTGATGATCTAGACAACACCATTATTCAAAAAAGAACGGACAAAGGTATTTGGCACAACCTTTATGAATTCCCTTTAATTGAAACCGAAAAAGAAGAAAATTTTGGTGCTCTTTCAAAGCAAATCAAAACCAATTTTCAAGACTTTGATATTGTTTCTATAGGAGAAGAAAACTCCAAAAGTATCCTCCATAAATTGTCACACCAACATTTGCATATTAAATTCTGGAATGTAAAAGTGGGCGGTATCCTGCCAAACGGAATTAACTCAACCGATTTGAAAACCTATCCATTCCCTATCGTGCTTCATAATTTTATCGAAGCAAAATAA
- a CDS encoding single-stranded DNA-binding protein, with protein sequence MNGTVNKVILIGYLGDEVKLHYFEGGNCIGRFQLATHEVYINKTTNEKITSTEWHNLVVRNKAAELCEKYLSKGDKIYVEGRIKSRQWQAEDGTTKHTSEIQVVEFTFLNTKKDSENNKTTPSEPQTTNLPINDLPF encoded by the coding sequence ATGAATGGAACAGTAAATAAAGTGATTCTTATCGGCTATCTGGGAGACGAAGTCAAATTACATTATTTTGAAGGAGGCAATTGTATTGGCCGATTTCAATTGGCTACTCATGAAGTGTACATTAATAAAACAACCAACGAGAAAATCACTTCTACCGAATGGCACAATTTAGTAGTACGAAATAAGGCTGCTGAATTATGTGAAAAATACCTTTCAAAAGGAGATAAAATTTATGTAGAAGGCCGTATCAAATCGCGTCAGTGGCAAGCTGAAGATGGCACAACCAAACATACCTCTGAAATTCAGGTGGTTGAATTTACGTTTTTGAACACTAAGAAAGATTCGGAAAACAATAAGACAACTCCATCAGAACCCCAAACAACTAATTTACCTATTAACGATTTGCCTTTCTAA
- the gldD gene encoding gliding motility lipoprotein GldD, with the protein MPKQTILFATLIMLALTVLSCKKEVLPKPSSHLRLDYKEANYEPFESESPFTFEMNADAIIKGEKECGYTIHYPKMKATIYLSYKLVNGNIKKLLRDAQKLTYEHVIKADDIVEQPYLNPQQKVYGMFYQVDGNAATNSQFYATDSTKHFVTGSVYFYAKPNFDSIMPAASYIKNDMQRLMETLKWK; encoded by the coding sequence ATGCCCAAACAAACTATCCTTTTTGCAACACTTATTATGCTAGCCTTAACTGTGTTGAGTTGTAAAAAAGAGGTATTACCAAAACCCTCGAGCCATTTACGATTGGACTATAAAGAAGCTAATTATGAACCATTTGAAAGTGAAAGCCCATTTACTTTTGAAATGAATGCCGATGCTATAATTAAAGGAGAAAAAGAGTGTGGTTATACAATTCACTATCCTAAAATGAAAGCAACCATTTATTTGAGTTACAAACTTGTGAATGGTAATATCAAAAAATTATTGCGTGATGCTCAAAAATTGACTTACGAACATGTAATCAAAGCGGATGATATTGTGGAACAACCTTATCTAAATCCGCAGCAAAAAGTGTATGGAATGTTCTATCAAGTGGATGGGAACGCGGCAACCAATTCCCAATTTTATGCTACTGATAGCACGAAACATTTTGTTACTGGTTCGGTTTATTTTTATGCTAAACCCAACTTCGATTCCATTATGCCTGCAGCTAGTTATATTAAAAACGATATGCAGCGACTTATGGAAACTTTGAAATGGAAATAA
- a CDS encoding heavy-metal-associated domain-containing protein produces MKITKTIVTLALAGLLSVSCKKAADTTEATAEKATETPKKEVVIAAQNVQTASFEIEGMTCAIGCAKTIEEELGALEGVQKATVDFDSKKATVVFDKTVQNQDNLTKVVEATADGKTYKVVLPKS; encoded by the coding sequence ATGAAAATCACAAAAACAATAGTCACTTTAGCATTGGCTGGTCTTTTATCGGTATCCTGCAAAAAAGCAGCTGACACAACGGAAGCAACAGCTGAAAAAGCAACTGAAACACCTAAAAAAGAAGTTGTAATTGCTGCACAAAATGTACAAACGGCTAGTTTTGAAATTGAAGGAATGACTTGCGCCATTGGTTGTGCCAAAACCATCGAAGAAGAACTAGGTGCTCTAGAAGGTGTTCAAAAAGCAACAGTAGATTTTGATTCGAAAAAAGCTACGGTTGTATTTGATAAAACAGTTCAAAATCAAGACAATTTGACTAAAGTAGTTGAAGCGACTGCAGACGGTAAGACCTACAAAGTAGTTTTGCCTAAATCATAA